A single window of Verrucomicrobiia bacterium DNA harbors:
- a CDS encoding MotA/TolQ/ExbB proton channel family protein, producing MSSSLADGGPYLWLLLLLSVVSLAIVLERGWLLRRSRVMPPALLTALGAADPQTLRGVCAAAPSALSRLVVSVLDHIHLDWPKEETVGALQVQARREVTVMERGLVILEVIVGIAPLIGLVGTINGIIPLFVDFGKAIGGDYALLAKGIGAALNKTLVGLMVAIPTLVAWSYFNKKVEVLAVELEGHCDQLVRREYLSGGVPSRESDRTAVLAP from the coding sequence ATGTCTTCCTCGCTCGCCGACGGCGGCCCGTACCTCTGGCTGCTGCTCCTGCTGTCCGTCGTGTCCCTCGCCATCGTTCTGGAGCGTGGCTGGCTGCTGCGGCGCTCACGGGTGATGCCGCCCGCCCTGCTGACGGCCCTGGGGGCCGCGGACCCGCAGACGCTCCGCGGCGTCTGCGCGGCGGCGCCGTCCGCCCTGTCGCGACTGGTGGTCTCGGTGCTCGACCACATCCACCTCGACTGGCCGAAGGAGGAAACGGTGGGCGCCCTCCAGGTGCAGGCCCGTCGTGAGGTGACCGTGATGGAGCGGGGGTTGGTGATTCTGGAGGTCATCGTCGGCATCGCACCGCTGATCGGCCTGGTGGGAACGATCAACGGCATCATTCCCCTGTTCGTGGACTTCGGGAAGGCCATCGGCGGCGACTACGCGCTGCTGGCCAAGGGTATCGGTGCGGCCCTCAACAAGACCCTGGTCGGCCTCATGGTGGCGATCCCCACGCTGGTTGCCTGGAGTTATTTCAACAAGAAGGTCGAGGTGCTGGCGGTGGAGTTGGAGGGGCACTGCGACCAGTTGGTCCGCCGCGAATACCTGTCCGGCGGTGTCCCGTCCCGTGAATCGGACCGCACTGCGGTCCTGGCGCCATGA
- a CDS encoding biopolymer transporter ExbD, with translation MSFYPRRRRSAPAIIIISLIDVLLVMLVFLLFTTTLRSTPAVSLELPESSQSPRAGASAEKPPLVLSIRREAPRFFLGERTLEPGRILAELQAAREADPAVRLVLRADREAEWGDVVRVLDFAKQAAITNVKAFTKGPDAKR, from the coding sequence ATGAGCTTTTATCCACGCCGCCGGCGCAGCGCCCCGGCCATCATCATCATCTCCCTGATTGACGTGCTGCTGGTGATGCTGGTGTTCCTGCTGTTCACCACCACGCTCCGCAGCACGCCGGCAGTGTCCCTCGAACTTCCCGAAAGCAGCCAGTCGCCCCGCGCCGGCGCCTCCGCGGAGAAGCCGCCGCTGGTCCTCAGCATCCGCCGCGAGGCCCCGCGCTTTTTTCTGGGGGAGCGCACGCTGGAACCCGGCCGCATTCTCGCGGAACTCCAGGCCGCACGTGAGGCGGATCCGGCGGTCCGCCTCGTGCTCAGGGCCGATCGCGAGGCGGAATGGGGGGACGTCGTCCGTGTCCTGGATTTCGCCAAGCAGGCCGCGATCACCAACGTCAAAGCCTTCACCAAGGGCCCGGACGCGAAGCGGTAG
- a CDS encoding SDR family NAD(P)-dependent oxidoreductase: MESTSLIWLVTGASSGFGRCLVEQAVAAGHRVVATARNPQSLEDLTNRAPDSVRTAALDVTKPESVSSAVAGAARCWGRLDVIVNNAGYGLVGALEEYDDDQIARNLDTNLLGPLRVIRAALPVLRTQRSGHLINFSAAAAIANYPGFSVYGGAKAALEAVTESLRLELGPFGVKVTLVVPGPFRTDFIGRSLDRATRQIPGYEASSGRFAGFLDRMDGKQPGDPVRAASRIVRMVGQGRAPLRLVLGKYALDKTRKMLVAREAELREWEPEGLETEFPAG, encoded by the coding sequence ATGGAAAGCACCTCGCTCATCTGGCTGGTCACAGGGGCATCTTCCGGGTTCGGACGCTGCCTCGTGGAGCAGGCCGTTGCGGCCGGACACCGCGTGGTGGCGACGGCCCGGAACCCGCAGTCCCTGGAAGATCTCACCAATCGTGCACCGGATTCCGTTCGCACGGCTGCCTTGGACGTCACGAAGCCGGAGTCCGTATCCTCGGCAGTGGCCGGGGCGGCTCGGTGTTGGGGCCGTCTCGACGTCATCGTCAACAACGCCGGTTACGGACTCGTGGGCGCCTTGGAGGAGTACGACGACGACCAGATCGCCCGGAATCTGGACACGAACCTCCTTGGCCCCCTGCGCGTGATCCGCGCCGCGCTCCCCGTGCTCCGGACCCAGCGATCCGGCCACCTGATCAATTTCAGCGCTGCGGCGGCGATCGCCAATTATCCCGGGTTCTCCGTTTACGGCGGCGCCAAAGCGGCCCTCGAGGCCGTCACCGAGTCGCTGCGCCTCGAACTGGGCCCCTTTGGCGTCAAGGTGACGCTGGTGGTCCCGGGCCCCTTCCGCACCGACTTCATCGGTCGCTCCCTCGACCGGGCCACCCGGCAGATCCCCGGCTACGAGGCCAGTTCCGGACGCTTCGCCGGGTTTCTGGATCGTATGGACGGCAAACAGCCGGGCGATCCGGTCCGAGCCGCCTCCCGTATCGTGCGGATGGTTGGCCAGGGCCGTGCGCCCCTGCGTCTGGTGCTCGGCAAGTACGCGTTGGACAAGACCCGGAAAATGCTGGTGGCCCGCGAGGCGGAGCTGCGCGAGTGGGAACCCGAGGGTTTGGAGACGGAATTTCCCGCCGGCTGA
- a CDS encoding right-handed parallel beta-helix repeat-containing protein, with product MNPVPSLASRGRRMSCVLSLLFAGIGLVPAGTPPDAPPSAHRQLPDAMHGTMTGRPAIRVGHRDADLTGTDHRVLQAAVDYVAALGGGLVEIGPGEYWMRDSLHLRPHVTVRGHGAQTVLRKAPSAASALELDGDYGEEQITLRNPGGFEVGDGVAIWDRNAGGFHTTVARITGRNGNTFAISLPLNADCMVESGAQAATVFPVVSGYHLAGVRVENITIEGSRDENVHLNGCRGAGIFLYRCPGAVLERCTVRNFNGDGISFQQCNDVRVLGCVSEGNASLGLHPGSGSQRPEVRGCLARNNGEDGLFLCWRVKHGVFEDNTLAGNGRFGISIGHKDTDNLLRRNRVLGNGADGIFFRNETAGMAGHRNRIEDNLIENNGASEPVAGIRVRGETTDLVFRGNIIRDTRPEAERRQRVGIRLDEQVGVVVTEENRIEAETAVEDRRSAR from the coding sequence ATGAACCCCGTCCCGTCCCTCGCGTCCCGCGGTCGCCGGATGTCCTGCGTCCTGTCCCTCCTCTTCGCCGGCATCGGCCTCGTCCCGGCCGGGACCCCTCCGGACGCCCCGCCCTCCGCGCATCGCCAGTTGCCGGACGCCATGCACGGCACGATGACCGGGCGGCCCGCCATCCGGGTGGGGCATCGGGATGCGGATCTCACCGGCACGGACCACCGGGTCCTGCAGGCTGCGGTGGATTACGTGGCGGCGCTCGGCGGGGGCCTCGTGGAGATCGGCCCCGGCGAGTATTGGATGCGGGATTCCCTTCATCTGCGGCCCCATGTGACGGTTCGCGGGCACGGGGCGCAGACCGTCCTGCGCAAGGCGCCCTCCGCGGCCTCCGCGCTGGAACTCGACGGCGACTACGGTGAGGAGCAGATCACGCTGAGGAATCCCGGGGGATTTGAGGTCGGGGACGGTGTCGCGATCTGGGACCGCAATGCCGGCGGGTTTCACACGACGGTGGCCCGCATCACCGGCCGCAACGGCAACACCTTCGCGATCAGCCTGCCGTTGAACGCCGACTGCATGGTGGAGTCGGGCGCGCAGGCCGCCACGGTCTTCCCGGTGGTCAGCGGCTATCACCTCGCCGGGGTGCGGGTTGAGAACATCACGATCGAGGGCAGCCGCGACGAGAACGTCCACCTCAACGGATGCCGCGGCGCGGGCATCTTCCTCTACCGCTGCCCCGGCGCCGTGCTGGAGCGCTGCACGGTCCGCAACTTCAACGGCGACGGCATCAGCTTCCAGCAATGCAATGACGTCCGGGTCCTCGGGTGCGTCAGCGAGGGCAATGCCTCCCTCGGGCTCCATCCAGGCAGCGGCTCGCAGCGTCCCGAAGTGCGCGGGTGCCTCGCGCGCAACAACGGCGAAGACGGCCTGTTTCTGTGCTGGCGGGTGAAGCACGGGGTGTTCGAGGACAACACGCTCGCCGGCAACGGCCGGTTTGGCATCTCGATCGGGCACAAGGACACCGACAACCTGCTGCGCCGCAACCGGGTCCTTGGAAACGGCGCCGACGGCATCTTCTTCCGCAACGAGACCGCCGGCATGGCGGGCCACCGGAATCGCATCGAGGACAACCTCATCGAGAACAACGGAGCCTCCGAACCCGTGGCCGGCATCCGCGTCCGGGGCGAGACCACCGACCTGGTGTTTCGCGGCAACATCATCCGGGACACCCGTCCGGAAGCCGAACGCCGGCAGCGGGTCGGCATCCGCCTCGATGAACAGGTCGGCGTGGTGGTGACCGAGGAGAATCGCATCGAGGCGGAGACGGCCGTTGAGGATCGGCGCAGCGCGCGGTAG
- a CDS encoding SIS domain-containing protein, with protein MKDWIASYITAQQRALAGVTPDMLAPLVETLREAHRNDAQVFAIGNGGSAANASHFAVDLGKGASDVLPRRFRVLSLTDNVAWLTAIGNDYTYEDIFVRQLMNYARPGDVLFGISVSGNSPNLVRAFDWAKATGVKTIALVGQKRGKMADLADQLVVIPDGHYGRVEDVQMNILHLVCYAFWEHPEWVD; from the coding sequence ATGAAGGATTGGATTGCATCATACATCACCGCACAACAGCGCGCCCTGGCCGGCGTCACCCCCGACATGCTGGCCCCGCTTGTGGAAACCCTGCGGGAAGCCCACCGCAACGATGCCCAGGTGTTCGCCATCGGCAACGGCGGCAGCGCCGCCAACGCCAGTCACTTCGCCGTGGACCTCGGCAAGGGGGCCAGCGACGTGCTGCCCCGCCGTTTCCGCGTGCTCTCGCTCACCGATAATGTCGCGTGGCTGACCGCCATCGGGAACGATTACACGTATGAAGACATCTTCGTGCGCCAGTTGATGAACTACGCGCGTCCCGGGGACGTGCTCTTCGGCATCAGCGTGAGCGGCAATTCCCCCAACCTGGTCCGGGCCTTCGACTGGGCCAAGGCCACCGGCGTCAAAACCATCGCGCTGGTCGGACAGAAGCGCGGCAAGATGGCCGACCTGGCCGATCAGCTCGTGGTGATCCCCGACGGCCACTACGGCCGGGTCGAAGACGTGCAGATGAACATCCTGCACTTGGTCTGCTACGCGTTCTGGGAGCATCCGGAATGGGTGGACTGA
- a CDS encoding pyridoxamine 5'-phosphate oxidase family protein — protein MGDVFQEVTPDLQAWIAGQRLFFVATAPLSGDGHLNLSPKGGDAFRVLGPLDVAFLDVTGSGAETIAHLRENGRIVIMFCAFSGPPRIVRLHGRGRVILPGHADSGALLALFPPHPGTRSVIRVSVDRVGISCGFGVPEYSFQQDRDLLASWATKKGPAGVAEYQALKNARSLDGLPALDPAPPGGGVERNLSEAFGTDARL, from the coding sequence ATGGGCGACGTGTTCCAGGAAGTGACCCCGGATCTGCAGGCGTGGATTGCGGGACAACGCTTGTTTTTCGTGGCGACGGCGCCGCTGTCGGGCGACGGACACCTCAACCTGTCGCCGAAGGGCGGGGATGCCTTCCGGGTGCTGGGCCCGCTCGACGTGGCATTCCTCGACGTGACCGGCAGCGGGGCGGAGACCATCGCCCACCTGCGCGAGAACGGCCGGATCGTGATCATGTTTTGCGCCTTTTCCGGCCCGCCGCGGATCGTCCGGCTCCACGGGCGCGGGCGGGTGATCCTGCCGGGGCATGCCGATTCCGGGGCGCTGCTCGCCCTGTTTCCCCCGCACCCGGGCACCCGGTCCGTGATCCGGGTTTCCGTGGATCGCGTGGGCATCTCGTGCGGGTTTGGCGTGCCGGAGTATTCCTTTCAGCAGGATCGGGACCTCCTCGCCTCCTGGGCGACGAAAAAGGGTCCGGCCGGCGTCGCCGAGTATCAGGCCCTGAAAAATGCGCGCAGCCTCGACGGGCTTCCCGCGCTGGATCCGGCACCCCCGGGGGGCGGGGTGGAACGAAACCTGAGCGAAGCATTCGGCACGGACGCCCGTTTGTGA
- a CDS encoding ABC transporter permease, protein MFRNIGEMLLLTGAVGRALPRVWRERRKVFEQLFDIGNASLFMACVLSLFIGGVLSLQSGPVLVENGIGSALGQLVAIAMCKELAPVMMSILIAGRVGSAMTAELGSMQVYQEIDALRTLAVSPVHYLVLPRVVAISIAVPCLVIFANLVGWLGGAMVAAHNDRIAVPWATFFASLREGVDLSDVLNGLIKCFAFAVCIGIICCHQGLTTRGGPRGIGRSVTKAVVNSLVLILVLDYMLTRLLLPFDAAFGR, encoded by the coding sequence ATGTTTCGAAATATTGGTGAAATGCTCCTGCTGACCGGCGCCGTGGGGCGAGCCCTGCCCCGGGTGTGGCGCGAGCGTCGCAAGGTGTTCGAGCAGTTGTTCGACATCGGCAACGCGAGCCTCTTCATGGCCTGCGTCCTGTCGCTCTTCATCGGCGGCGTCCTGTCGCTGCAAAGCGGCCCGGTGCTGGTGGAGAACGGCATCGGCAGCGCCCTCGGCCAGCTGGTGGCGATCGCCATGTGCAAGGAACTGGCGCCGGTGATGATGTCCATCCTCATCGCCGGGCGGGTGGGCTCCGCGATGACCGCCGAGCTGGGCTCGATGCAGGTGTACCAGGAGATTGACGCGCTGCGCACCCTCGCGGTGAGCCCGGTCCACTACCTGGTGCTGCCCCGCGTGGTCGCCATCAGCATCGCCGTGCCGTGCCTGGTCATCTTCGCCAACCTCGTCGGCTGGCTTGGGGGCGCGATGGTGGCCGCCCACAACGACCGCATCGCCGTTCCCTGGGCCACCTTCTTCGCCAGCCTCCGCGAGGGGGTGGACCTCTCGGATGTCCTCAACGGCCTGATCAAGTGCTTCGCCTTCGCCGTGTGCATCGGGATCATCTGCTGTCATCAGGGCCTGACCACCCGCGGCGGCCCGCGCGGCATCGGCCGCAGCGTGACCAAGGCCGTGGTGAACTCGCTCGTGCTCATCCTGGTGCTCGACTACATGCTCACCCGGCTGCTGCTGCCGTTTGACGCGGCCTTCGGACGATGA
- a CDS encoding ATP-binding cassette domain-containing protein: protein MTPTPPGAHKGGLPVSVRGLRKAYDGRAVLHDLHLEIRAGEIFVIMGPSGSGKSVFLRHLIGLEDPDAGEILVAGERALPNPANPRHRLAMVFQTGGLLNSLTVEENVGLYLSEHRLNSPAEIATIVAGKLALVHLGPGDAAKYPSELSGGMRKRVAIARALVVEPQMILFDEPTSELDPLVALTIGREIVNLNRRTGATVVVVTHDRDLAFGIADRLAFLAEGRILAMGTADALRASPAPLLQEFLAAHFQ, encoded by the coding sequence ATGACCCCGACGCCCCCAGGAGCCCACAAGGGCGGCTTGCCGGTGAGTGTACGCGGACTGCGCAAGGCGTACGACGGCCGCGCGGTGCTGCACGACCTCCACCTCGAGATCAGGGCCGGAGAGATCTTCGTCATCATGGGGCCGAGCGGATCCGGCAAATCGGTCTTCCTGCGCCACCTGATCGGCCTGGAGGACCCCGACGCCGGTGAGATCCTGGTCGCGGGCGAGCGGGCGCTGCCGAACCCGGCCAATCCCAGGCACCGCCTGGCCATGGTCTTCCAGACGGGCGGCCTGCTGAACTCGCTGACCGTGGAGGAGAACGTCGGCCTGTATCTCAGCGAGCACCGGCTGAATTCCCCTGCGGAGATTGCCACCATCGTCGCCGGAAAGCTGGCCCTCGTGCATCTCGGGCCCGGGGACGCCGCCAAGTACCCCTCGGAGCTTTCGGGCGGCATGCGCAAGCGGGTGGCGATTGCCCGGGCCCTGGTCGTGGAGCCACAAATGATCCTCTTCGACGAACCCACCAGCGAGCTCGATCCCCTCGTCGCCCTTACCATCGGCCGCGAGATTGTGAACCTCAACCGGCGCACGGGCGCCACGGTCGTCGTGGTGACCCACGACCGAGACCTGGCCTTCGGCATTGCCGACCGCCTCGCGTTTCTCGCGGAGGGACGGATCCTCGCGATGGGCACCGCGGACGCGCTGCGGGCGAGTCCGGCGCCGCTGCTGCAGGAATTCCTGGCCGCGCATTTCCAATGA
- a CDS encoding MCE family protein: protein MKSSLETRLGVFFALVVLAAFIIFELLGGASLLRRGTEYRARFNTVRDLKVGDPVRLAGVPVGRVRSVGLRENQVEITLQLDTGAPVRTDSVASIQFTGLMGQNFVALSFGSENAPLAASGALLETREQADLADLMSRLDSVAGGVESLTRSFSGEEISKLLGPLTDFIKQNQSNINSTLDNLAVMTTEMAGGRGTFGKLIMDPTLYEGAVSAVTNMSSALADAQPLAEDARAMVADLRKLAGNLERGEGTLGKLMTDPALFDETTGAMTNFKEIMEKINQGKGSVGELVNDASFLRNIKLTLQKVDKATESLEDTGPLSVLGTAVGTLF from the coding sequence ATGAAAAGCTCCCTTGAAACCCGGCTCGGCGTGTTCTTTGCGCTCGTGGTCCTCGCCGCCTTCATCATCTTTGAACTGCTGGGCGGCGCCTCGTTGTTGCGGCGCGGCACCGAGTACCGTGCGCGGTTCAATACCGTGCGCGATTTGAAGGTCGGGGACCCGGTCCGCCTCGCCGGGGTGCCCGTGGGCCGGGTACGGTCGGTCGGTTTGAGGGAAAACCAGGTGGAAATCACCCTGCAGCTCGACACCGGCGCCCCGGTGCGCACCGACAGCGTGGCCTCCATCCAGTTCACCGGGCTCATGGGACAGAACTTCGTGGCGCTGAGCTTCGGCTCGGAAAATGCGCCGCTGGCCGCATCGGGCGCCCTGCTTGAGACCCGTGAACAGGCGGACCTGGCGGATCTCATGTCCCGGCTCGACAGCGTCGCCGGCGGTGTGGAAAGCCTGACCCGCAGCTTCAGCGGCGAGGAGATCAGCAAGCTGCTCGGCCCGCTCACCGACTTCATCAAGCAGAACCAGTCCAACATCAATTCCACCCTGGACAACCTCGCGGTGATGACCACCGAGATGGCCGGGGGCCGCGGCACCTTCGGCAAGCTGATCATGGACCCGACCCTCTATGAAGGGGCGGTGTCTGCGGTGACCAACATGAGCAGCGCGCTCGCGGACGCCCAGCCGCTGGCGGAGGACGCCCGGGCCATGGTGGCCGACCTGCGCAAGCTGGCGGGCAACCTGGAGCGGGGAGAGGGCACCCTCGGGAAGCTGATGACCGACCCGGCGTTGTTCGACGAAACCACCGGTGCGATGACGAACTTCAAGGAGATCATGGAAAAGATCAACCAGGGCAAGGGCTCGGTCGGCGAGCTGGTCAACGACGCCAGCTTCCTGCGGAACATCAAGCTTACCCTTCAGAAGGTGGACAAGGCGACCGAGTCCCTCGAGGACACCGGTCCTTTGAGCGTGCTCGGGACGGCGGTGGGCACCCTGTTCTGA
- a CDS encoding FHA domain-containing protein, whose protein sequence is MFRFILHGLNQPFEHELHAGLNTVGRNPTNEFRIPEASVSSFHAEITVLEADGAVIVRDLQSTNGTFVDGQPVEEAPLAAGQSLQLGSVEMVLRVEEYDVRIPEGAGPQAARPAGESVTLPDGTVACSRNPSLPATHQAAMGCQAVMKCPGVFHISSLRATKLAGGSAGLLLFCPDCNAKCEPIPGASGKPAAKRGLFARLTQTIRIGRGKG, encoded by the coding sequence ATGTTCCGGTTCATCCTCCACGGGCTCAATCAGCCCTTCGAACACGAGCTGCACGCCGGCCTGAACACGGTCGGGCGCAACCCGACCAACGAATTTCGGATCCCGGAGGCGAGCGTCTCCAGCTTCCACGCGGAGATCACCGTGCTGGAGGCGGACGGCGCGGTGATCGTGCGCGACCTGCAGTCCACCAACGGGACGTTCGTTGACGGCCAGCCGGTCGAGGAGGCGCCGCTGGCGGCCGGGCAGTCGCTTCAGTTGGGGAGCGTCGAAATGGTGCTGCGGGTGGAGGAGTATGACGTGCGAATCCCGGAGGGGGCGGGCCCGCAGGCCGCACGGCCCGCCGGAGAGTCGGTCACGCTTCCCGACGGCACCGTCGCCTGTTCCCGCAATCCATCCCTGCCCGCCACCCATCAGGCGGCCATGGGATGCCAGGCCGTCATGAAGTGCCCGGGTGTTTTTCACATCTCCAGCCTTCGGGCCACCAAGCTGGCCGGCGGCAGCGCCGGGCTGCTGCTGTTTTGTCCGGACTGCAACGCCAAGTGCGAACCGATCCCCGGGGCATCGGGCAAACCGGCCGCAAAAAGGGGGTTGTTCGCACGCCTCACGCAGACCATCCGCATCGGACGGGGCAAGGGGTGA
- a CDS encoding enoyl-ACP reductase: protein MSMLQGKLGLVFGVANKRSIAWAIAQAWHREGARLAFTYQGERLKENVEDLAGTFGPDTIILPCDVTQDAQIDAVFAAVGERFGRLDLLLHSVAYAPREALEGDFLATSREAFRVAHDISAYSLVALARGAAPLMTAGGSIVAMSYYGSEKVIPHYNVMGVAKAALEAGTRYLAYSLGPRKIRVNCISAGPMNTLAARGIAGFGDMLKHYEAHAPLKRNVLPEELGATGVFLASDGAAAITGQVIYVDAGYQIMGM, encoded by the coding sequence ATGTCTATGCTCCAGGGAAAACTGGGTCTCGTGTTCGGCGTGGCCAACAAACGTTCCATCGCGTGGGCAATTGCCCAGGCCTGGCACCGGGAGGGGGCCCGGCTGGCATTCACCTACCAGGGCGAGCGTCTGAAGGAGAATGTGGAGGACCTGGCGGGCACCTTCGGGCCCGATACGATCATCCTGCCGTGCGACGTGACGCAGGATGCCCAGATTGACGCGGTATTTGCCGCCGTCGGGGAACGGTTCGGCCGGCTGGATCTCCTGCTGCACTCGGTGGCCTACGCCCCGCGGGAGGCGCTGGAGGGCGATTTTCTGGCAACGTCCCGCGAGGCGTTCCGCGTCGCCCATGACATCAGCGCCTACTCCCTGGTGGCCCTCGCCCGGGGTGCCGCACCGTTGATGACCGCCGGCGGCAGCATCGTGGCGATGAGCTACTACGGGTCGGAGAAGGTCATCCCCCACTACAACGTCATGGGGGTCGCCAAGGCCGCCCTCGAGGCCGGCACCCGCTACCTGGCCTACAGCCTTGGACCGCGCAAAATCCGGGTGAACTGCATCAGCGCGGGGCCGATGAACACGCTGGCCGCCCGGGGCATCGCGGGTTTTGGCGACATGCTCAAACATTACGAAGCCCATGCCCCGCTCAAGCGCAACGTGCTGCCCGAGGAACTCGGAGCCACCGGCGTCTTCCTCGCCAGCGACGGCGCGGCCGCGATCACCGGACAGGTGATCTACGTGGATGCCGGCTACCAGATCATGGGCATGTGA